The Corallococcus exiguus genome includes a window with the following:
- a CDS encoding helix-turn-helix transcriptional regulator, protein MTAASLSSPRSELGHFLRTRRARLRPSDVGLPEGARRRTPGLRREEVAQLADVGVSWYTWLEQGRDIQVSEAMLERLSSALRLDGAERSYLFELAQGRSPRPVAATPPIVSPLLAHTIEAHRHPAVVSTVRWDVVAMNGPALKLWGDQRGANALRNTFLGQVPPLTTVEHETHARNLVARFRSEAARASAHEQFQEITDELMARSPEFRRLWTQHDLYAEPEGTKIVNIPGTGRIELAHVTLMHIEPDARTLRVLFYSPVGPESAQRMARALAER, encoded by the coding sequence GTGACCGCCGCGTCCCTGTCGTCTCCGCGCTCCGAGCTGGGGCACTTTCTCCGGACCCGCCGGGCGCGGTTGCGGCCGTCCGATGTGGGGCTGCCCGAGGGCGCGCGGCGGCGCACGCCGGGACTGCGGCGCGAGGAGGTCGCGCAGCTCGCCGACGTGGGGGTGAGCTGGTACACGTGGCTCGAGCAGGGGCGCGACATCCAGGTTTCGGAGGCGATGCTCGAGCGACTTTCGAGCGCGCTGCGCCTCGATGGGGCGGAACGTTCGTACCTGTTCGAGCTTGCCCAAGGTCGCTCGCCCCGTCCGGTTGCCGCAACACCGCCGATCGTGAGCCCCCTGCTCGCGCACACGATCGAGGCGCATCGTCATCCGGCGGTTGTCTCGACCGTGCGCTGGGACGTCGTCGCAATGAACGGGCCCGCGCTGAAGCTTTGGGGTGATCAGCGTGGCGCGAATGCCCTGCGGAACACCTTTCTCGGCCAGGTACCGCCGCTCACCACGGTGGAGCACGAGACACACGCACGAAACCTCGTTGCGCGCTTTCGCTCGGAAGCCGCGCGCGCGAGTGCTCATGAGCAGTTCCAGGAGATTACGGACGAGTTGATGGCGAGGAGCCCCGAGTTCCGCCGACTCTGGACGCAGCATGACCTGTATGCCGAGCCCGAGGGCACGAAGATCGTCAACATCCCCGGAACCGGCCGCATCGAGCTCGCGCACGTGACGCTGATGCACATCGAGCCGGACGCACGCACTCTTCGAGTCCTCTTCTATTCTCCTGTCGGCCCCGAGAGCGCGCAGCGAATGGCGCGTGCTCTCGCAGAACGTTGA
- a CDS encoding winged helix-turn-helix transcriptional regulator: protein MLEQSEEGIASNILADRLKRLTASGLLSRRQDPNHRQKGIYSLTEVSIQLVPLLAHMGAWGRRHTRPSEELSVRAELLEKGGPPLWDAFMDELRHLHLNAPRPARSVFQELQATYEKAMARKARRARDQER, encoded by the coding sequence TTGCTGGAGCAGAGCGAGGAGGGCATCGCGTCCAACATCCTCGCGGACAGGCTGAAGCGCCTGACCGCGTCCGGCCTGTTGTCGCGGCGACAGGATCCGAACCACCGGCAGAAGGGCATCTACAGCCTCACGGAGGTGTCCATCCAACTGGTGCCCCTGCTTGCGCACATGGGGGCCTGGGGCCGCAGGCACACGCGTCCGAGCGAGGAGCTGTCCGTGCGCGCGGAGCTGCTGGAGAAGGGGGGGCCGCCACTCTGGGACGCGTTCATGGATGAGCTGCGCCACCTGCACCTGAACGCGCCGCGCCCGGCGCGCTCGGTGTTCCAGGAGCTGCAGGCCACCTATGAGAAGGCCATGGCGCGCAAGGCCCGCCGCGCTCGGGACCAAGAGCGCTGA
- a CDS encoding NAD(P)-dependent alcohol dehydrogenase, translating into MNALTYSRFGGPELLQHTQQPAPRVRAHHLLIRVRAVSVNPIDGKIRRGELKLLSGAHFPKSPGSDFAGVVEEVGAGVEGFSVGDRVFGFPGSMREGTLAGLITVAAKSVARIPSGLDDVGAAAVSTVGLAALQALRDVARVAPGERILVNGATGGVGLMLIQFARSRGAHVTAVTSAAGLATARQFGAQRGHDYRTGPLSMLGERFDVVFDLSTKLPFADARDLLAPRGRHVAFEPSPLLLMSSALLGPFRRQKQLVLVTKPSARDLTELAGMLQARELLPPPTEVFELSDARSAFERSERGGVIGKVVIRTAPAPTSPCWSRARRASRPTSSRTG; encoded by the coding sequence ATGAACGCACTCACCTACAGCCGCTTCGGCGGTCCCGAACTCCTGCAGCACACCCAGCAGCCGGCGCCCCGCGTCCGCGCCCACCACCTCCTCATCCGCGTCCGAGCCGTCTCGGTGAATCCCATCGACGGGAAGATCCGGCGTGGCGAGCTGAAGTTGCTCAGCGGTGCCCATTTCCCGAAGTCGCCCGGCTCGGACTTCGCCGGTGTCGTCGAGGAGGTGGGGGCGGGCGTCGAGGGTTTCTCTGTCGGAGACCGCGTGTTCGGCTTCCCCGGTAGCATGCGCGAGGGAACGCTCGCCGGACTCATCACGGTCGCGGCGAAGTCCGTCGCCAGGATTCCGTCAGGGCTCGATGACGTCGGGGCCGCGGCGGTCTCGACGGTGGGGCTCGCGGCGCTCCAGGCCTTGCGTGACGTCGCGCGCGTCGCTCCCGGCGAGCGAATCCTTGTCAACGGCGCGACGGGCGGTGTGGGGCTCATGTTGATCCAATTCGCCCGGTCGCGTGGCGCGCACGTCACCGCCGTCACCTCCGCCGCCGGTCTGGCGACGGCACGGCAGTTCGGTGCTCAGAGGGGCCACGACTACCGCACAGGTCCGCTCTCGATGCTCGGCGAGCGGTTCGACGTGGTCTTCGACCTGAGTACGAAGCTGCCCTTCGCTGATGCGCGCGACCTCCTCGCGCCTCGCGGCAGGCACGTGGCGTTCGAGCCTTCCCCCTTGTTGTTGATGTCCTCCGCGCTGCTCGGTCCCTTCCGTCGCCAGAAGCAACTGGTGCTCGTCACCAAGCCATCCGCCCGGGACCTCACGGAGCTCGCGGGAATGCTCCAGGCCCGGGAGCTCCTCCCGCCGCCCACGGAGGTGTTCGAGCTGTCCGACGCTCGAAGCGCGTTCGAGCGGTCCGAGCGAGGCGGCGTCATCGGCAAGGTCGTCATCCGCACGGCCCCCGCTCCCACGTCGCCTTGCTGGAGCAGAGCGAGGAGGGCATCGCGTCCAACATCCTCGCGGACAGGCTGA
- a CDS encoding LysR family transcriptional regulator, which produces MKLSAFDLNHVRALHHLLEEAHVTRAAKKLGITPAAASNALHRLRVDFGDPLLVRNGRSLVRTQRAEELRAPAKEVMLAAERLFNQGRPFDPATATWDIYVTTSDRVAELLLPTFDHLLGTRAPGALLTLRTQTPDLGAFLREHGGIAIVPEVAKERDLRSQRLFVDDFVCVMRGAHPLATGRMSLKRFTEWEHVLVAPLAQSRRGGIDVLLGKEGFSRRVTRVVTTFSLALPLVLGSDRLAVLPRSFATSHAKALGLALRPLPVPMPPIEMLLAWHLGNEGDPKHAWVRGLVQDAVRAVGLATG; this is translated from the coding sequence GTGAAACTCTCGGCCTTCGACCTGAACCACGTGCGCGCGCTCCATCACCTGCTCGAAGAAGCTCACGTCACGCGCGCGGCGAAGAAGCTGGGAATCACGCCCGCGGCGGCGAGCAATGCCCTGCACCGGCTGCGCGTCGACTTCGGCGACCCGCTCCTGGTCCGCAACGGAAGGTCGCTCGTGCGAACGCAAAGGGCCGAGGAGCTTCGCGCGCCCGCCAAAGAGGTGATGCTGGCGGCCGAGCGTCTGTTCAACCAGGGGCGTCCCTTCGATCCGGCGACCGCGACCTGGGACATCTACGTGACGACGTCGGACCGCGTCGCGGAGCTGCTCCTGCCGACGTTCGACCATCTCCTCGGGACGCGTGCTCCCGGGGCCCTGCTCACGCTCCGGACCCAGACGCCGGACCTGGGGGCGTTCCTGCGTGAGCACGGCGGGATTGCCATCGTCCCGGAGGTCGCGAAGGAGCGAGACCTGCGCTCGCAGCGCCTGTTCGTCGACGACTTCGTCTGCGTCATGCGCGGGGCGCATCCCCTCGCCACCGGGCGCATGTCCCTGAAACGGTTCACCGAGTGGGAGCACGTCCTGGTGGCCCCACTCGCGCAGTCGCGACGCGGCGGCATCGACGTGCTCCTGGGGAAGGAGGGGTTCTCGCGTCGCGTGACGCGCGTGGTGACCACGTTCTCCCTGGCACTGCCGCTCGTTCTAGGCTCGGACCGGCTCGCTGTCCTTCCGCGCAGCTTCGCCACCTCGCACGCGAAGGCACTCGGGCTCGCGCTTCGGCCGCTGCCTGTCCCGATGCCTCCCATCGAGATGCTCCTGGCCTGGCACCTTGGGAACGAGGGCGACCCGAAGCACGCGTGGGTCCGCGGTCTCGTGCAGGACGCGGTACGCGCCGTGGGCCTGGCGACTGGGTAG
- a CDS encoding AAA family ATPase, whose amino-acid sequence MESAAPAPLPPSDATPEDLRAVEELAQARNAIVEQIEKRVVGQRDVVEHLLISLFSRGHCLFVGVPGLAKTLLISTLADVLNLSFNRIQFTPDLMPSDITGTDILEEDKTTGRRSFRFMQGPLFANIILADEVNRTPPKTQAALLQAMQEYRITAGGRTYPLELPFLVFATQNPIEQEGTYPLPEAQLDRFMFLVDVGYPTAEEEVQIVKSTTAGAPPKLEKILSPERILALQELVRRVPVPDHVVRYAVELVRHTRPKEAGAPDFVAKNVSWGAGPRASQYLVLAAKARAILNGRFVATVEDVRALARPVLRHRVLPNFTAESEGITSVKLIDQLLTVVKG is encoded by the coding sequence ATGGAAAGCGCCGCCCCCGCCCCTCTCCCCCCGTCCGACGCCACCCCCGAGGACCTGCGCGCCGTCGAGGAGCTTGCCCAGGCCCGCAACGCCATCGTCGAGCAGATTGAAAAGCGCGTCGTCGGCCAGCGGGACGTGGTGGAGCACCTGCTGATTTCGCTCTTCAGCCGCGGCCACTGCCTCTTCGTGGGCGTGCCGGGCCTGGCGAAGACGCTGCTCATCTCCACGCTGGCGGACGTGCTCAACCTGTCCTTCAACCGCATCCAGTTCACGCCGGACCTGATGCCGTCGGACATCACGGGCACGGACATCCTGGAAGAGGACAAGACCACGGGCCGCCGGTCGTTCCGCTTCATGCAGGGGCCTCTGTTCGCGAACATCATCCTCGCGGACGAGGTGAACCGCACGCCGCCCAAGACGCAGGCCGCGCTCCTCCAGGCCATGCAGGAGTACCGCATCACCGCCGGCGGCCGCACGTACCCGCTGGAGCTGCCCTTCCTCGTCTTCGCGACGCAGAACCCCATCGAGCAGGAGGGCACCTATCCCCTCCCCGAAGCGCAGCTGGACCGCTTCATGTTCCTGGTGGACGTGGGCTACCCCACCGCGGAAGAGGAGGTGCAGATCGTCAAGAGCACCACCGCGGGCGCGCCTCCGAAGCTGGAGAAGATTCTGTCCCCCGAGCGCATCCTCGCCCTCCAGGAGCTGGTGCGCCGCGTGCCGGTGCCGGACCACGTGGTGCGCTACGCGGTGGAGCTGGTGCGCCACACGCGTCCCAAGGAAGCGGGCGCGCCGGACTTCGTGGCGAAGAACGTGTCCTGGGGCGCGGGCCCTCGCGCGAGCCAGTACCTGGTGCTCGCGGCCAAGGCGCGCGCCATCCTCAACGGCCGCTTCGTGGCCACGGTGGAGGACGTGCGGGCGCTGGCGAGGCCCGTGCTGCGCCACCGCGTGCTCCCCAACTTCACCGCGGAGAGCGAAGGCATCACGTCCGTGAAGCTCATCGACCAGCTCCTCACGGTGGTGAAGGGCTAG
- a CDS encoding DUF58 domain-containing protein translates to MSLLDAQTLSRLQGVKLRARAVMEGVLSGLHKSPHQGQSVEFAEHKEYAPGDELRHLDWKAYGKFDKYYVKRFEHETNLRSVMVVDASASMGYQSGAMSKLEVAKTLAGALSYLLVRQQDAAGLAVMVGGAFKDVPPRASAGHLNVLLDALEHTEAKGPTDLGSAADHLAEVLPRRSTVIVLSDLLDERQEALKRILALRQRKNDVAVFHLVDPAELTFPFDDPTLFLDMEGEGRIEVNPREIKQSYLEEFGAFLADVKAKCAEADVDYELVRTDERLDEVLLRFLGRRGRRR, encoded by the coding sequence ATGTCGCTGCTCGACGCCCAGACGCTGTCCCGCCTCCAGGGCGTGAAGCTGCGCGCCCGCGCCGTGATGGAGGGCGTGCTGTCCGGCCTCCACAAGAGCCCCCATCAGGGCCAGAGCGTGGAGTTCGCCGAACACAAGGAGTACGCCCCCGGCGACGAGCTGCGCCACCTGGACTGGAAGGCCTACGGCAAGTTCGACAAGTACTACGTCAAGCGCTTCGAGCACGAGACGAACCTGCGCTCGGTGATGGTCGTGGATGCGTCCGCGTCCATGGGCTACCAGAGCGGCGCCATGTCCAAGCTGGAGGTGGCCAAGACGCTCGCGGGCGCGCTCAGCTACCTGCTCGTGCGCCAGCAGGACGCGGCGGGCCTGGCCGTCATGGTGGGCGGCGCGTTCAAGGACGTGCCGCCCCGCGCCTCCGCCGGACACCTCAACGTGCTGCTGGACGCGCTGGAGCACACGGAGGCCAAGGGCCCCACGGACCTGGGCAGCGCGGCGGATCACCTCGCGGAGGTGCTGCCCCGGCGCTCCACGGTCATCGTGCTGTCGGACCTGCTGGATGAACGGCAGGAGGCGCTCAAGCGCATCCTGGCCCTGCGGCAGCGCAAGAACGACGTGGCGGTGTTCCACCTGGTGGACCCGGCGGAGCTGACGTTCCCCTTCGACGACCCCACGCTCTTCCTGGACATGGAGGGCGAGGGCCGCATCGAGGTGAACCCGCGTGAAATCAAGCAGAGCTACCTGGAGGAGTTCGGCGCGTTCCTCGCGGACGTGAAGGCGAAGTGCGCTGAAGCCGACGTGGACTACGAATTGGTACGCACCGACGAGCGGCTGGATGAGGTGCTGCTGCGCTTCCTGGGACGCCGAGGGAGGCGCCGGTGA
- a CDS encoding BatA domain-containing protein encodes MTFGNPWFLLGALGALIPVLVHLFDRRRPRAHPFGPLAFVLRSQKRTASRLKLKRLLLYALRTLILLAIPIALARPELTRDAQAATVTRGPAATAVILDASLSMRWSDGTSNFEKGRDEARDALKDLLPEEPATVMVCTASPEAPQPPGFDRARLRALVDEAKPTYGTADLSRCLDMAARSLEENPMPGKRLVVVSDMTVSGFRLEAPPPTVKGPTGAMVKPEVVLRDVASGRESLDNHALVDLRVEPALQAGPRAYQFTFTVRNFGAKAAKDLEAAVRVGESTLAKGFVDVPAGGTTQKTLTVRFPQGGTVVGQVTLAPDSLAEDDRRSFVLPVPRGLKALVVNGSPHATRYRDEAFFVEAALTSPGSPVDVAVRDAEVGLREDFSAYDLVLLLNTTAPSAEEAQKLTAFVENGGGLFVSVGDHVNPEAYNQRLGTLLPRPLRLVRTSAEREDPDAETKTAKLAQVKVDHPLFAPFTGRAEEGLIGARFYKYMLLEADSPSAPGTSQVLATYEDGAPAVAVARRGKGRVALFTSTVDRDWSDFAIRTSFLPLMQRFAAYLTGSLEEREEVRVRVGETVTLRPEGTQKVAGVRAPDGSELPVKAQPDGSFVAGPTVEPGVHAVLGSDGKPVAALDFAATLDPAESDLTRVPQDTLTAYFGEDTVKASTGDADKPAVPLWTWLILAACLAFFFEGTLLRK; translated from the coding sequence GTGACGTTCGGCAACCCGTGGTTCCTGTTGGGCGCGCTGGGTGCGCTCATCCCCGTGCTGGTGCACCTGTTCGACCGGCGCCGGCCGAGGGCGCATCCGTTCGGGCCGCTCGCGTTCGTGCTGCGCAGCCAGAAGCGCACGGCGAGCCGGCTCAAGCTGAAGCGGTTGCTCCTGTACGCGCTGCGCACGCTCATCCTGCTGGCGATTCCCATCGCGCTGGCTCGGCCGGAGCTCACCCGCGACGCGCAGGCGGCCACGGTGACGCGCGGCCCTGCGGCCACGGCGGTCATCCTGGACGCATCGCTGTCCATGCGCTGGTCGGACGGCACGTCGAACTTCGAGAAGGGCCGCGACGAGGCGCGCGACGCGCTCAAGGACCTGCTGCCGGAGGAGCCCGCGACGGTGATGGTGTGCACGGCGTCGCCGGAAGCGCCCCAGCCGCCGGGCTTCGACCGGGCACGGCTGCGCGCGCTGGTGGACGAGGCGAAGCCCACCTACGGCACGGCGGACCTGTCGCGCTGTCTGGACATGGCCGCGCGGTCGCTGGAGGAGAACCCGATGCCGGGCAAGCGCCTGGTGGTGGTCTCCGACATGACGGTGTCCGGCTTCCGGCTGGAAGCGCCGCCGCCCACGGTGAAGGGGCCCACGGGCGCCATGGTGAAGCCGGAGGTCGTGCTGCGCGACGTGGCGTCCGGGCGCGAGTCGCTGGACAACCACGCGCTGGTGGACCTGCGGGTGGAGCCCGCGCTGCAGGCGGGACCGCGCGCGTACCAGTTCACCTTCACGGTGCGGAACTTCGGCGCGAAGGCGGCCAAGGACCTGGAGGCCGCGGTGCGCGTGGGCGAGTCCACGCTGGCCAAGGGCTTCGTGGACGTGCCCGCGGGCGGCACGACGCAGAAGACGCTGACGGTGCGCTTCCCGCAGGGCGGCACGGTGGTGGGCCAGGTGACGCTCGCGCCGGACTCGCTGGCGGAGGATGACCGGCGGTCCTTCGTGCTGCCGGTGCCGCGCGGATTGAAGGCGCTGGTGGTGAACGGCTCGCCGCACGCGACGCGCTACCGGGACGAGGCCTTCTTCGTGGAAGCGGCGCTCACGTCGCCGGGTTCGCCGGTGGACGTGGCGGTGCGCGACGCGGAGGTGGGGCTGCGCGAGGACTTCAGCGCGTATGACCTGGTGCTGCTGCTCAACACGACGGCGCCGTCGGCGGAGGAAGCCCAGAAGCTGACGGCCTTCGTGGAGAACGGCGGCGGCCTCTTCGTGAGCGTGGGCGACCACGTGAACCCGGAGGCGTACAACCAGCGGCTGGGCACGCTTCTACCGCGCCCCCTGCGCCTGGTGCGCACGAGCGCCGAGCGCGAGGACCCGGACGCGGAGACGAAGACTGCGAAGCTGGCGCAGGTGAAGGTGGACCATCCACTGTTCGCGCCCTTCACGGGCCGCGCGGAGGAGGGGCTCATCGGGGCGCGCTTCTACAAGTACATGCTGCTGGAGGCGGACAGCCCGTCCGCGCCGGGCACCAGCCAGGTGCTGGCCACGTACGAGGACGGAGCGCCCGCGGTGGCGGTGGCGCGCCGGGGCAAGGGGCGCGTGGCGCTGTTCACCAGCACGGTGGACCGCGACTGGAGCGACTTCGCCATCCGCACGAGCTTCCTGCCGCTGATGCAGCGCTTCGCCGCGTACCTCACGGGCTCACTGGAGGAGCGCGAGGAGGTGCGAGTGCGCGTGGGCGAGACCGTGACGCTGCGCCCGGAGGGCACGCAGAAGGTGGCGGGCGTGCGCGCGCCGGACGGCAGCGAGTTGCCGGTGAAGGCGCAGCCGGACGGTTCGTTCGTGGCGGGGCCCACGGTGGAGCCGGGTGTGCACGCGGTGCTGGGCTCGGACGGGAAGCCCGTGGCCGCGCTGGACTTCGCCGCTACGCTGGACCCGGCGGAGAGCGACCTGACGCGCGTGCCGCAGGACACGCTGACGGCCTACTTCGGCGAGGACACGGTGAAGGCCTCCACGGGGGACGCGGACAAGCCCGCGGTGCCGCTGTGGACGTGGCTCATCCTGGCCGCGTGCCTGGCGTTCTTCTTCGAGGGCACCCTGCTCCGGAAGTAG
- the nagZ gene encoding beta-N-acetylhexosaminidase has product MVGFPGTRIDADLAALMDDGIYGAILFKRNVGTAEETAALCRDIKTRAGRPFILSVDQEGGRVARLRGEPFTALPPMRELGQRGDEALAERVGRLLAHELRAVGFDWDFAPVLDVDTNPANPVIGDRSFSRDPVEVGRLGVALAKGLEAGGVASCGKHFPGHGDTTTDSHLTLPKLPHDLERLRRVELVPFQAFAKAGLASLMTAHVLFDALEQGVPATMSHRALHDLLRKELGFDGVVVSDDLEMKAIADHYSVAEAAVQGTLAGVDLFLVCHQADVQRTAIEALVKAVESGRVPRERITEAHRRLDALAARFAHPAEDRLATLGDAEHRSLAQGLASAFIGKDPTEVMLASR; this is encoded by the coding sequence ATGGTGGGCTTCCCTGGCACCCGCATCGACGCCGACCTCGCGGCGCTGATGGACGACGGCATCTACGGCGCCATCCTCTTCAAGCGCAACGTGGGCACCGCGGAGGAGACCGCGGCGCTGTGCCGTGACATCAAGACGCGCGCGGGCCGGCCCTTCATCCTCTCCGTGGACCAGGAGGGCGGCCGGGTGGCGCGCCTTCGCGGTGAGCCCTTCACCGCCCTGCCTCCCATGCGTGAGCTGGGACAGCGCGGCGACGAGGCCCTGGCCGAGCGCGTGGGCCGGCTGCTCGCACACGAGCTGCGCGCCGTGGGCTTCGACTGGGACTTCGCGCCCGTGCTCGACGTGGACACCAACCCGGCCAACCCCGTGATTGGCGACCGCAGCTTCAGCCGCGACCCGGTGGAGGTGGGCCGGCTGGGCGTGGCGCTCGCGAAGGGCCTGGAGGCCGGTGGCGTGGCGTCCTGCGGGAAGCACTTCCCCGGCCACGGCGACACGACGACGGACAGCCACCTCACGCTGCCGAAGCTGCCGCACGACCTGGAGCGCCTGCGCCGCGTGGAGCTGGTGCCGTTCCAGGCCTTCGCGAAGGCGGGGCTCGCGTCGCTGATGACGGCGCACGTGCTGTTCGACGCGCTGGAGCAGGGCGTCCCGGCGACCATGAGCCACCGCGCGCTGCACGACCTGCTTCGCAAGGAACTGGGCTTCGACGGCGTGGTCGTCAGCGACGACCTGGAGATGAAGGCCATCGCGGACCACTACTCCGTGGCGGAGGCCGCGGTGCAGGGCACGCTCGCGGGCGTGGACCTGTTCCTCGTGTGCCACCAGGCGGACGTGCAGCGCACCGCCATCGAAGCGCTGGTGAAGGCGGTGGAGTCCGGCCGCGTCCCGCGCGAGCGCATCACCGAAGCGCACCGGCGCCTGGACGCGCTCGCCGCCCGCTTCGCGCACCCCGCCGAGGACCGGCTCGCCACGCTGGGCGATGCGGAGCACCGCTCGCTGGCGCAGGGCCTCGCCAGTGCCTTCATCGGCAAGGACCCCACGGAGGTCATGCTCGCGTCGCGTTAG
- the bcp gene encoding thioredoxin-dependent thiol peroxidase, which translates to MPMPQSGDKAPGFSLPDQSGATVSLSQFKGRHVVLYFYPKDATPGCTTEACDFRDEHSALVKAGAVVLGVSPDSVASHQKFATKQGLPFSLLADPDHALADAYGVWGEKSLYGRKFMGLIRATFLIGPDAKVVRVWPKVKVAGHVAEVLATLQGGSSSDAAPAPKAPAKAPVKAAAAKKAPAAKKAPAEAKPATVKKPAAKKAPAAKTARKGARA; encoded by the coding sequence ATGCCCATGCCCCAATCAGGTGACAAGGCCCCCGGCTTCTCGCTCCCCGACCAGAGCGGCGCCACCGTCTCCCTCTCGCAGTTCAAGGGACGGCACGTCGTCCTCTACTTCTATCCGAAGGACGCGACCCCCGGCTGCACCACGGAGGCGTGCGACTTTCGCGACGAGCACTCCGCGCTGGTGAAAGCCGGAGCGGTGGTGCTGGGCGTGTCGCCGGACAGCGTCGCGTCCCACCAGAAGTTCGCCACGAAACAGGGGCTGCCGTTCTCGCTCCTGGCGGATCCGGACCACGCGCTGGCGGACGCGTACGGCGTGTGGGGGGAGAAGTCCCTCTATGGCCGCAAGTTCATGGGCCTCATCCGCGCGACCTTCCTCATTGGTCCGGACGCCAAGGTCGTCCGCGTGTGGCCCAAGGTGAAGGTGGCCGGGCACGTCGCGGAGGTCCTGGCCACGCTCCAGGGCGGGTCGTCCTCCGACGCGGCTCCGGCCCCGAAAGCTCCGGCGAAGGCTCCGGTGAAGGCTGCTGCGGCGAAGAAGGCTCCTGCGGCGAAGAAGGCTCCGGCGGAGGCGAAGCCGGCGACTGTCAAGAAACCGGCGGCGAAGAAGGCCCCGGCGGCGAAGACGGCCCGGAAGGGCGCGCGCGCCTGA
- a CDS encoding response regulator yields MAPRILVVDDNQELLSLLTQLFEDAGYEVVGASRGKQAIEAARAQPPGCAVLDILLPDMMGYHLADTLRKDNPQLPLLFITGVFKGGKHATEARQKYQAAGYFEKPFEAQKLLEAVAKVLPAEKKVPAASMADAFEVELDIDVEEEGPQDAMELTGRIKVTGGGNLTAEIRGANLTATPMQKVSTTQVRPPTPGRPPDPLPVGAGAPGSRRGELKDNLPSLLTAFYLSRETGELGVQRGKVKKVVYFENGTPVFALSNLLADRFGQFLVRVGKIKPEQLQDASAVAAQSHRRTGDVLVERALLKDTERLYYVGQQVKAIIYSLFSWEEGTYVMSFKEKASAESIKLDVHPANLIVRGIKKLYKPERLRRLLQPEDRLIPAVAPAYGLNEVELERWEAELLPKIDGNRVVAELLAFANRPEHVVYGFLVSMMALGILDKRS; encoded by the coding sequence ATGGCGCCTCGAATCCTCGTCGTGGACGACAACCAGGAGCTCCTCTCCCTCCTCACGCAGCTGTTCGAGGACGCCGGGTATGAGGTGGTGGGCGCCAGCCGTGGCAAGCAGGCCATCGAGGCCGCCCGCGCCCAGCCCCCCGGCTGTGCTGTCTTGGACATCCTGTTGCCGGACATGATGGGCTACCACCTGGCCGACACGCTGCGGAAGGACAACCCCCAGCTGCCGTTGCTCTTCATCACCGGCGTCTTCAAGGGCGGCAAGCACGCCACCGAAGCGCGCCAGAAGTACCAGGCCGCCGGCTACTTCGAGAAACCCTTCGAGGCCCAGAAGCTGCTGGAAGCGGTGGCCAAGGTCCTGCCCGCGGAGAAGAAGGTCCCCGCCGCCTCCATGGCCGACGCCTTCGAGGTGGAGCTGGACATCGACGTGGAGGAGGAGGGCCCGCAGGACGCCATGGAGCTGACCGGCCGCATCAAGGTCACCGGCGGCGGCAACCTCACGGCCGAAATCCGCGGCGCCAACCTCACCGCCACGCCCATGCAGAAGGTGTCCACCACCCAGGTGCGGCCCCCCACGCCGGGCCGCCCGCCGGATCCGCTGCCGGTGGGCGCGGGCGCTCCGGGCAGCCGCCGGGGCGAGTTGAAGGACAACCTGCCCTCGCTGCTCACCGCCTTCTACCTGTCGCGCGAGACGGGCGAGCTGGGCGTGCAGCGCGGCAAGGTGAAGAAGGTCGTCTACTTCGAGAACGGCACCCCGGTGTTCGCGCTCTCCAACCTGCTGGCGGACCGCTTCGGGCAGTTCCTGGTGCGCGTGGGGAAGATCAAACCCGAGCAGCTCCAGGACGCATCCGCCGTCGCCGCGCAGAGCCACCGGCGCACCGGCGACGTGCTGGTGGAGCGCGCGCTGCTCAAGGACACGGAGCGGCTGTACTACGTGGGCCAGCAGGTGAAGGCCATCATCTACTCGCTCTTCTCCTGGGAGGAGGGCACGTACGTGATGAGCTTCAAGGAGAAGGCCTCCGCGGAGTCCATCAAGCTGGACGTGCACCCGGCGAACCTCATCGTCCGGGGCATCAAGAAGCTCTACAAGCCGGAGCGCCTGCGCCGCCTGCTCCAGCCAGAGGACCGGCTCATCCCCGCCGTCGCCCCTGCCTACGGTCTCAACGAGGTGGAGCTGGAGCGCTGGGAGGCGGAGCTGCTGCCGAAAATCGATGGCAACCGCGTGGTGGCGGAGCTGCTCGCGTTCGCCAACCGCCCGGAGCACGTCGTCTACGGCTTCCTGGTGTCGATGATGGCGCTGGGCATCCTGGACAAGCGCTCGTAG
- a CDS encoding MXAN_6627.5 family MYXO-CTERM protein, protein MSSLLARIHPAALLAGLLLFSPLVALAQEGPQQDAGQPDDPNSPEGDDNTGRVPTDCRSTSDCAPRFSCVATKCKYTGIRQAETQGCLLGPQAALMVLGVAAVAGSRRRR, encoded by the coding sequence ATGTCCTCCCTCCTCGCCCGCATCCACCCGGCAGCGCTCCTGGCCGGACTCCTCCTGTTCTCCCCCCTGGTGGCGTTGGCCCAGGAGGGCCCGCAGCAGGACGCGGGCCAGCCGGACGATCCGAACTCGCCGGAAGGGGACGACAACACCGGCCGCGTGCCCACGGACTGCCGCAGCACCAGCGACTGCGCGCCGCGCTTCAGCTGCGTGGCGACCAAGTGCAAGTACACCGGCATCCGCCAGGCGGAGACGCAGGGCTGTCTGCTGGGCCCGCAGGCCGCGCTGATGGTGCTGGGCGTGGCGGCCGTGGCAGGCTCGCGGCGCCGCCGGTAG